From the Helicoverpa armigera isolate CAAS_96S chromosome 16, ASM3070526v1, whole genome shotgun sequence genome, one window contains:
- the LOC110369811 gene encoding elongation factor 1-gamma, whose protein sequence is MAAGVLYTYPENFRAYKALIAAQYSGADLKVAPNFVFGETNKSAEFLKKFPAGKVPAYESADGKVLLTESNAIAYYVSNAALRGTDAATQARVWQWASWADSELLPASCAWVFPYLGIMPFNKQHVERARGDLLAALRGLDAHLLARTFLVSERVTLADIVVYCTLLHAFQHVLDPQVRASLPNVSRWFSTLAAQPAVTRVLAPPALCAAPPTAPQLNKKDSGDKKKDKKSEKKEQPKKKEKEESAAEPLDELDEKPKESKDPFDAMPKGTFNMDDFKRCYSNEDEAKSIPYFWEKFDPENYSIWYAEYKYPEELAKVFMSCNLITGMFQRLDKMRKQAFASVCLFGADNDSSISGVWVWRGQELAFPLSPDWQIDYESYEWRKLDPAAADTKRLVHDYFSWSGTDKQGRKFNQGKIFK, encoded by the exons ATGGCGGCCGGG gtactttacaCCTATCCAGAAAACTTCCGTGCTTACAAGGCGTTGATCGCCGCACAGTACTCCGGAGCCGATTTGAAAGTGGCTCCTAACTTTGTGTTCGGTGAAACTAACAAGTCTGCAGAATTCTTGAAAAAATTCCCAGCGGGAAAA GTGCCAGCGTACGAAAGCGCTGACGGAAAGGTTCTGCTCACCGAGAGCAATGCCATCGCTTACTATG TATCGAATGCTGCTCTGCGCGGCACGGATGCGGCCACGCAGGCCCGTGTGTGGCAGTGGGCCAGCTGGGCTGACAGCGAGCTGCTGCCCGCCTCCTGTGCCTGGGTGTTCCCTTACCTAGGCATCATGCCCTTCAACAAACAG CACGTGGAGCGCGCGCGGGGTGACCTGCTGGCGGCGCTGCGCGGCCTGGACGCGCACCTGCTCGCGCGCACCTTCCTCGTCTCCGAGCGCGTCACGCTGGCCGACATCGTCGTCTACTGCACGCTGCTGCACGCCTTCCAG CACGTGCTGGATCCTCAAGTCCGCGCGTCTCTGCCGAACGTGTCGCGCTGGTTCAGCACGCTGGCGGCGCAGCCCGCCGTCACGCGCGTGCTGGCGCCGCCCGCGCTGTGTGCTGCGCCGCCCACTGCGCCGCAGCTCAACAAGAAG GACTCTGGCGACAAGAAGAAAGACAAGAAGAGCGAGAAGAAAGAACAACCCAAAAAGAAGGAGAAAGAGGAGTCAGCCGCCGAACCACTGGACGAGCTTGACGAGAAACCGAAGGAGTCCAAGGATCCCTTCGACGCCATGCCCAAGGG AACCTTCAACATGGATGACTTCAAGCGCTGCTACTCCAATGAAGACGAAGCCAAGTCCATCCCATACTTCTGGGAGAAGTTCGACCCGGAGAACTACTCCATCTGGTACGCCGAGTACAAATACCCCGAGGAACTCGCTAAAGTGTTCATGAGCTGCAACCTCATCACCG GCATGTTCCAGCGGCTGGACAAGATGCGCAAGCAGGCGTTCGCGTCGGTGTGCCTGTTCGGCGCCGACAACGACTCCAGCATCTCCGGCGTGTGGGTGTGGCGCGGGCAGGAGCTGGCCTTCCCGCTGTCGCCCGACTGGCAGATCGACTACGAGTCGTACGAGTGGCGCAAGCTGGACCCCGCGGCCGCCGACACCAAGCGCCTCGTGCACGACTACTTCTCGTGGAGCGGCACGGACAAGCAGGGCCGCAAGTTCAACCAGGGCAAGATCTTCAAGTGA
- the LOC110369812 gene encoding calcineurin subunit B type 2 isoform X2: MGNENSIPMELCSNFDADEIRRLGKRFRKLDLDNSGALSIDEFMSLPELQQNPLVQRVIDIFDADGNGEVDFKEFIQGVSQFSVKGDKLSKLRFAFRIYDMDNDGFISNGELFQVLKMMVGNNLKDTQLQQIVDKTILFADKDEDGKISFEEFCNVVGNTDIHKKMVVDV, from the exons atg GGTAACGAGAATTCTATTCCCATGGAACTATGTTCAAATT TCGACGCGGACGAGATCCGGCGCCTGGGCAAGCGGTTCCGCAAGCTGGACCTGGACAACTCGGGCGCGCTCTCCATCGACGAGTTCATGTCGCTGCCCGAGCTGCAGCAGAACCCGCTCGTGCAGCGCGTCATCGACATCTTCGACGCCGACGGCAACGGAGAG GTGGACTTCAAGGAGTTCATCCAGGGCGTGTCGCAGTTCAGCGTCAAGGGCGACAAGCTCTCCAAGCTGAGGTTCGCCTTCCGCATCTACGACATGGACAACGACGGCTTCATTTCTAACGGCGAATTGTTCCAG GTGCTGAAGATGATGGTGGGCAACAATCTCAAGGACACGCAGCTGCAGCAGATCGTGGACAAGACCATCCTGTTCGCGGACAAGGACGAGGACGGCAAGATATCGTTCGAGGAGTTCTGCAACGTGGTGGGCAACACTGACATACACAAGAAGATGGTGGTGGACGTGTAG
- the LOC110369812 gene encoding calcineurin subunit B type 2 isoform X1, which produces MGNENSIPMELCSNSRVNCIDFKVENFDADEIRRLGKRFRKLDLDNSGALSIDEFMSLPELQQNPLVQRVIDIFDADGNGEVDFKEFIQGVSQFSVKGDKLSKLRFAFRIYDMDNDGFISNGELFQVLKMMVGNNLKDTQLQQIVDKTILFADKDEDGKISFEEFCNVVGNTDIHKKMVVDV; this is translated from the exons atg GGTAACGAGAATTCTATTCCCATGGAACTATGTTCAAATT CGCGTGTAAACTGCATTGATTTTAAGGTGGAGAACT TCGACGCGGACGAGATCCGGCGCCTGGGCAAGCGGTTCCGCAAGCTGGACCTGGACAACTCGGGCGCGCTCTCCATCGACGAGTTCATGTCGCTGCCCGAGCTGCAGCAGAACCCGCTCGTGCAGCGCGTCATCGACATCTTCGACGCCGACGGCAACGGAGAG GTGGACTTCAAGGAGTTCATCCAGGGCGTGTCGCAGTTCAGCGTCAAGGGCGACAAGCTCTCCAAGCTGAGGTTCGCCTTCCGCATCTACGACATGGACAACGACGGCTTCATTTCTAACGGCGAATTGTTCCAG GTGCTGAAGATGATGGTGGGCAACAATCTCAAGGACACGCAGCTGCAGCAGATCGTGGACAAGACCATCCTGTTCGCGGACAAGGACGAGGACGGCAAGATATCGTTCGAGGAGTTCTGCAACGTGGTGGGCAACACTGACATACACAAGAAGATGGTGGTGGACGTGTAG